GAAGCAATACGACCGCCCCCGCGCAGGATCTGGGTCAAATCGCCCAGAAAATCAAGCAAGAATCGTTCGATAACGCGCCGGTTCAGGAGAAAACGCTCCAGCCTGCCGCTGCCGTTACCGCCCCTGCGCCGGTCGCCGCTCCTGCCGTTCCGGCACGCCAAAACGTCGCCCCCGGGACGCAGCCCAAGACCCCGACCGTCGTGTCGGCACCGAAAGCCGAGCCCAAACCGGCGGCCAAACCCGCCGTGGTAGCCACTCCGACGATCAAAAGCGTCAAGCCCGCAGAGCCGAAGAAAACGGCCGAAACGAAAAAAGCTCCCACTACGGCTCCCGCTGCAGCCAAACCCGCCGCTCAGCCGGTAGCGAAAGCCACCGAAACCGCACCGGCGAAAACCGCCGACAAAACCGAGACGACCGCACCGAAAACGGCCGAAGCGCCCAAGGCCGCCGCAACCGGAGGCGTCTATTACATTCAGGTCGGTTCGTTTACCAAAGAGCCGAATAAAGCCCTCTTCGACCGTCTCAACGCCAGCGGCCTGAAATACACGACCGTCCCCTCAGGTGCGGCCACCAAAGTGCTCGTAGGACCTTTCCAGGGTGAAAAAGCGGCGCGTGACGTCATCGGAACCGTCCGCAAAAACATCGAAGCCGGCGCCTACATCGTAAAGGGATAATGTGATCACTTCCCGCCGTTTTTCGCTTGACCAGTTCGCACCCATCGCCGTATACGAAAAGGCCAAAAAACTTTTTCCCGGCGAAGTCAGTTTTCTGTTCGAAAGTGCCGGGAGCAGCGAAGGAAATTACACGATCATCGTGATCGGAGGCCGCGAACGCCTCACCTACGCCGACAAAACGACCGTCTACACCGATGCGTCGGGAGAACGGCAGATATTGGATGTTTCCCCTTTCGCCTTTTTGAAAAAGTATTATTCCGCGCTCGATCAGAAAACATACCGCGAGCGGGCTCGGGAACTCGGGGTCGGCTATATCGACGGTTTTATCGGCTACATCGGATACGACATGGTGCAGGTTTTCGAACCCGTACTCGAAGAATCGATGTCGAATCTGCTGGATCAGACCCATATTCCCGACATGGACCTGATTCTCCCCAAACTCACCTTCGTCATCTCGCACAAAAACGCGACGATCACGCTGCTCAGCTGTCTCGACGGTTTTATCGGACGGTTCGACGAGATCGAAGCGACGCTCAAAGCGCCCTATACGTATACCCCGCTGGCACCGATCCGCAACGACCGGGGCGGCGAGTTCATCTTTAGCAAAGAGCAGTTTTTCTCGATGGTGGACAAGTCCAAAGAGATGATCAAAAGCGGCGACGTTTTCCAGATCCTGATGACGAACCGCTACATCCGCCACGCACAGGTCGATCCGTTCAGTTTTTACCGGATCCTCCGCCTCAAGAACCCCTCTCCCTACATGTATCTGATGGAGTTTGAGGATTTCAACATCGTCGGAAGTTCCCCGGAAGTGATGGTCCGCCTCAGTGACGGCGAAATCCTGTTGCGGCCGATCGCCGGGACCCGTAAACGGGGCGGGACAAAACAGCGCGACCTCGAACTCGAAGAAGAACTCCTCTCCGATCCCAAAGAACTCGCGGAGCATCTGATGCTGATCGATCTGGGGCGCAACGACGTCGGTCGGGTCGCCAAAACGGGCACGGTACGGGTCGAAGAGATGATGCATGTCGAACGTTATTCGCACGTCATGCACATCGTCTCGGACGTTTACGCGACGATCCGCGACGACAGGGACATGTTCGATCTTCTCGCCGCCGTCTTTACCGCAGGAACGATGACCGGGGCGCCGAAAATCCGCGCGATGGAGCTGATCGCCCAGTTCGAAGGGGTCAAGCGGGGCTATTACAGCGGCACCATCGGCTATTTCGGGTTTGATGGCAACATGGACAGCGCGATCACGATCCGTACCGCTCTCATCAAAGAAGATGAAGTGATCCTGCAGGCGGGTGCGGGCGTCGTCGCCGATTCGGTCCACGAACTCGAATACCTCGAAGTGACCAACAAACTCGGTGCGCTCACCAGTACCCTGGATGATCTGCTCGAACCGCAATGAAGCTCTTTACGATCTTCGGCGATCCGGTGAGCCATTCGCGCTCCCCGCTGATGCACAACAACGTCTTTAAAACCCTCGGCATCGATGCGTGCTATACGCGTACCCATTTGAGCGACGGCCAAAAACTTCGAGAGGTATTTTTTGCCAAAGCCCTCAGCGGCGCCAACGTCACCGTTCCCCACAAAGAATCGGCCTATGCGCAGTGCGACGAAGTGCGCGGCATCGCCTCGATGGTTAAAGCGGTTAACACGCTCGTCCTCGAAAACGGCCGCTTGATCGGTTACAACACCGACGCCGACGGTTTCATCCGGGCCATCGAATCCTTCGGCGAGGTACGCTCCGCACTGATTCTCGGAGCGGGAGGGACCGCGCGCGCACTTTCCGTCGCCCTGCGCGCCAAGGGGATCGACGTCGCCGTACTCAACCGCTCCGCCGGACGGCTGGACTATTTCAAGACCGAAGGGTTCGCCGCCTACGCGTGGGAGGAGTTTTCACCCGCTGCCTACGATATGATCATCAATACGACCTCGGCGGGATTGTCGGATAACGAACTGCCGATTCCCGCACCCCTGCTGCATGGACTTCTCTCACGCAGCAAAGCGGCCGTCGACGTCATCTACGGCAAAGAAACCCCGTTTTTGCGGGAGGTCAAATCCTGCGACCTCCCTTATAAAGACGGATCGGACATGCTGTTGCAGCAGGGGGTGTTGGCCAGCCACCTCTTCCTGCACTGCAAATACACTCCGGTGGAAATCGAACCGGCCATGCGTCGAAGTTTTTTGTATTAAACCGCTATAATTAGCCATCTAAATGCAAAGGCTCTTGATGTGCCCTCTCTATCAGCTCAACGACGCTGAAAAAATTCTCCTTCGCGATCAGCTCCTCGGTTATGCCGCAGCGATCGGCGGGAAAAATTCGTTTTTGAAACTCCTTGAGACGATACACCGTACCTCTCCGCATCCCCTCGTCTCCAAAACGGCCCTGCTCCGTTTTCCCAAAGGGCTGATCAAATGGAACAAAAACATCCACCGCGACAACCTTTCCCTCCTCAGTACCCGCCTCAATGCCCGCAAGGACGGTAATCCAAACCTCATGGCTTCGCCCGAGGACAAAAACTGCAAAAACGTCACGAACATGCTTCGTTCACTCTCCCCGCTGACCTTTACGGTTGCCATGAACAACGAAGCCGACGGCGCGGGATTCAGCTTCAAAGCGTTCGAAATCATCGACGAGAACACGACGGTCATCACCCCGATGTTCGAACTCTTCTTTTTCTGCCCCGTAAGCGTCGCGAAAAAATTGCTCAATTTTATTCCCAAAGAAGCTTCGGCAGAGGAATAACGTGAAAATCGACGGACGTTTCTGGCTCACCAAAGAGGGTCAAAGTTTTTTAGGCGCCGGACGGATCGAACTGCTGGAACGGATCGATAAAACGGGATCGATCAACGCCGCCGCCAAAGAGATGAAAATGAGCTACAAGGCGGCATGGGAACGGATCAACGGGATGAACGCGCTCGCCGATCAGCCTCTCATCGAACGCCTCACAGGGGGCCGTGGGGGCGGCGGGACGAAACTCACCCCCTACGCCCGCGAACTCATCGCGACGTTTCACCGTTTCAACGAGCTTCACCGCCAGTTTATCGACCGGTTCAGCGAAGCGGGAGACGACCCCGAACGGCTCGCCCGCATCCTCAGCCGTACGTTCCTTACCACCAGTGCGCGCAATCAGCTCCCCGCCACCCTCCTCTCTATCGAAGAACGCGGGCTGAACGGTATCCTCACCCTCTCTTTGAACGGAAGCCATAAAATCCAGTCCGTCATCACCCTCAAATCGATCCGGAGTATGGGTCTCACGATCGGATGCGATCTCTATGCCATCATCAAATCGAGCGATGTCAGCATCGTTACCGCTCCTCCAAAAAGCGATGAACCGATGAACTGTCTCAAGGGGACGATCAGTCGCATCGAATCGCAGGACGAAACCGATGAGATCACCTTCGCCCTTGATCTCTTTACCGAGCTGATCGCCCTGATGAATCCCAAAGATACCAAAAAGCTCTCCGAGGGGATGAACGCCTACGCCCTGATCTCTCCGAAACATATTATTATCGGGTTGTAAACTTACTTCACCACACTAGAAAATCAAAATTTATTTGCTTTCATATCTTTCAACGCACTCTCTTCCGACGCAAATACAGTTTTGTGTGATTTTTCATAGATCGCTTGATTGAAATTTTTTACTTCTTCAGCACTTATAGATAATTCAAGATGGTCATAATCTGAAGAATCATTTATCATATACGCGTATTTTGGTGAAAGAGGAATAAAAAAATCTGCATATTCTGGTGCCTCAAATTCATTCAATCCTTTAACAGAACTATGTACGTTTATTATTGGATTGTCACTCGTAATAAAAGGAATATCCGTATTGTTTGTTATATAGATATGTTTGTTCCGAGTTTTAGATTCATATAAGCTCCATCCAACATTAATTCCTAACATAAAACTCAAAAACCACCAATTTTTTTCAAATAGCAATGCTTCATTAGTAAATGGCATACTCATATTGATCGCATCAGATGATCTCTCTTTCATTCTTTTTGTTCTTGTAAGCTGATGACCTAAAAATGTGCAGAACGAAATCATATTGGTTGCAGTATCTAAAATATTTTTATTTCCTTTTGAAAGCTCATTAATAGCCTTTACCGCAGTATCTTCAAATAATGAGTGTAAATTTTCCAAACTATTGTGTTTTATTACATTATTAAGCAATTCCAAATCTTTGGAATAAATCTTAGATTGTGAAATAGTATTGGATACATTTGATAGCTTTATAAAGTATTGCAAATGTGACATATGCATTTCTTGAAGAAAATCGGGTGACATCGCCGAAAATCTTTTTATATATTCAATATCATCTATATTAAGCGGATTAATTTTGTAAAAGTCAATTTCCTTCGCAAGTCCTTTAATACTATCTTTAGAAATTTTCCCCTTTTTAGAAATATAGAATACATCAGTGACTTTAGCCCAACTTTTTAAATAATGGCTCCATACATAATGGTGGTTACGTTTTATCTGTTTATTTTTTTCCAAAATTTATTCCTCTCTATAAAAAAATATATTTATCTCCAATTCTTACACAAAAAATAAAATATGTAAAATCCATAACACTTTTTTATCATTCTCCTACAAACTTTAAGCCTTTTTCTCTATAATTTCGTTATATCTTACAAAACATAACGTAATTGTCGCCCTTTTCTGCGAACCGTTTTTGCAACGTTTGGTTTATCGTTATATCAAAACAGACACAAAGGAGTTTCATGCATCCGCTCAAACTTGTCCTGGCCTCTTTGGCATTCTCCATTTCCTCTTTAGTCGCCGGTGAAGTCAATATTGCCGCTGCCGCCGATATGAAGTATGCACTCGATGATATTGCCAAAGTGTATATGAAACGTCATCCCGAGACAAAAATCAATACGATGTTCGGTTCCTCAGGCAAAGCGTTCACCCAGATTAGCAACGGCGCACCCTATGACATCTACTATAGCGCAGATATTGACTACCCTAAAAAGCTCAAAGCCGCTGGAAAAGCAGTCGGTGAAGTTAAACCATACGCTATCGGGCGTATCGTTTTATGGAGCAATACGATCGATACGGCCAAGGGGATGAATACGTTGCTCTCATCCAATGTAAAGAAAATCGCAATCGCCAATCCCGAACACGCCCCATACGGACGCGCCGCAGTGGCCGCTCTTAAAACGTACGGTGTGTATGACAAGATCAAATCCAAACTCATTTACGGTGAAAACATTAATCAAACGGCACAATATGCCCAAACCAAAGCAGCCGATATTGCAATTTTAGCCCTCTCCATCGCTTCAAGTCCAGCTCTACGAGATACGCCGTCCTTTTTGATTCCGAAAGAGTCTCATCCGAAGCTTGTCCAGGGGTATGTATTGATAAATAACAATCCTGAAGCAAAAGCTTTCATCTCCTTTTTTGAAACCAAAGAGGCCAATGAGATTCTCAAAAAATACGGCTTTGTCGTACAGTAACGTATTGGAAAGGGATGTATGTTTTTCAAATCCATCGATTTCGCGCACATGTACCGCGAACACAAAGCCGCCACCGATTTCAAGGCGAAAAGCCGCGAGGATTGGGATGCCAAATCCTCCGACATGGCGCAATCGACGATCAACAGCCCCTATGTGGAGGATTTCATCTCACGGATGAAGCTGGACGGCGACGAGGTGGTTCTCGACATCGGCTGCGGTCCCGGAGCGCTGAGCGTGCCGCTGGCCAAAAAAGTGAAACACGTCGTCGCCATCGACTTCTCGCGCGCCATGCTCGACGAGCTCGAAGCGTATGCCGCGCGCGAAGGGGTCACCAACATCACGACCTACCATCTGGGCTGGGAAGACGACTGGAGCGCTCTGCCTCCCATCGACGTCGCCGTGGCATCACGCTCGATGGAAGTCCCCGATCTGGATGCGGCACTCTCTAAAATGTCCTCTATCGCTTCCAAAGCATGTTATCTCACCTACAAAGTCGGCGGCAGCTTCGTCGACATGAATATCCTCGATTACATCGGCAAAACGGTCAGAACAAAACCCGACTACTGGTATATCCCCCTGCTATTGTACAAAGCGGGATTTCTCCCCCGCGTCGATTACATCGAGACCGGACGCGGCAGCGTGCGCGCCGGCAGCGAAGAAGAATTCGTCCAATCGCTGATCTGGAGCATCGGAAGTCTGGAGAAAGAACAGCAGGACAAAGCCAGAGAATACTACAACCGGATCGTTGTCGGCGAGAATCGTCCGCCGCGTCCGGTGCACTGGGCTTTTATCGCATGGGAGACCTCAAAATGATCCTTCTTAACGACGCTGAACTCGAAGCACTCCTCGCCGAGGACGTCCCCTACGGCGATCTGACCACCGCGTCGCTGGGGATCACCGACCGGCGCGCGCGCATCACCTTCGCCACCCGTGAGCGCCCTCTCGTCGTCTCGTGCATGGAAGAGGCAGTGCGTTTGTGCGGACTGTACGGATTGGAGATCGACGGTTTTGTCAAATCCGGCTCGCTCGTCCCGCCCCAAAGCGTTTTTCTCGAAGCGCACGGCGAAGCCGGATCGATACACCGTATCTGGAAGTCCGTGCAAAACCTCCTCGATTACGCAAGCGGGATCGCCACTTATACCCGTGAAGCGGTACTCTTGGCACGCAGTATCAATCCTGATATAGTGGTCGCCACCACCCGCAAAACAACCCCGTTTACAAAAAAAATCGCCATCAAAGCGGTCGAATCGGGCGGCGGGATCGCTCACCGTCTCGGACTTTCGGAAAGCATACTGATCTTTGATTATCACCGCGTCTTTTTCCCTGCGGAAGAGGCATTTGCCGAAGCTCTCGACCGTGCCAAAAAAGCCAATCCCGAAAAGAAAATCGTCATCGAAGCCGCCGACATCGCCGAGGCGCTCAAATTTGCCCGCCTCGGAGCCGACATTCTCCAGCTGGAGAAATTTCCCCTCACGAAACTTTCCGATGCCGTCCGCATCCTCCGGACCGATTATCCCCATCTTACCCTCATCGCCACCGGAGGGATCAGCGTCAAAAATATCGCCGAATACGCCGCGACGGGGGTAGATATGATCGTCACCTCATCGCCCTACAGTGCACAACCTGCCGATATCAAAGTGAGGATCGAGCCGTTATGAATATTCTCTCCGCCAAAATTGCCGCCATCACCGCTTCCGAGCACCTCAGCATCCTAAGCGTCGCCGTCGGGGACGACACTTTTCATCTCCTTCTCGCCGAAGTCTCCGACGCCACCGTCGGTGCGGACGTCACCGTGGCGTTCAAAGAAACCGAAGTCATCCTCTCCCCGGAAACGGCCGCTTCGACCGCAAACCGCGCGCGCGCAAGAGTCCGGACGATCGAAAGGGGAATCATCCTCTCCCACGTTACCCTCTCCTACCGCGATACGACCGTCCGTGCGCTGGTGCCGACACTCACCTTCCATTCCCTCGATATCCGTGAAGGGGATAACGTCGGCTGGATGGTTCAGCCCTCTGAAATTTCGCTGCTCAGGGAGACGCATGGAAGCTGATTTTTTTCAAACGATGGTGCTGACGTTCAAACTGGCATCCGTCACGACGCTGATTCTCCTGCTGATCGGGATTCCGCTCGCCGCATACTTGGCATACGGCACCGTGCGCTTCAAAAGCGTCGTCGAGACGATCGTCTCCATGCCGCTCGTCCTTCCTCCATCGGTCCTGGGGTTTTATCTTCTCCTTGCGTTCAGCCCCGCGTCGGCTCTTGGGGAGTTTTTAACCGAACAGGGCATACGGCTGGCATTTTCGTTCGAGGGGCTCGTGATCGGTTCGGTCCTCTTCAGCCTCCCCTTCATGGTTCATCCGATACAGTCGGCCCTCTCCGGGGTTCCGCGCTCCGTCTTCGAAGCCTCCTACACGCTGGGCAAATCGAAACTGACAACGATGACGCGGGTGGTCTTGCCGATGATCCGAAGCGGGCTGATTTCGGGGACTGTCCTCGCGTTCGCCCATACGGTCGGCGAGTTCGGCGTGATCCTGATGATCGGTGGGAATATCCCGGGCGAGACCCGCGTCGCCTCGATCGCAATCTACGACGAGGTCGAGTCGCTCAACTACGCGATGGCTCACCAATACGCACTCACCCTCTTCGCGGTGACGTTTGCGATATTGCTGCTCGTCTACACCCTTAACAAAAAATCCCTGGGCGGCATCCGATGATATTGATCAATATTACCAAACACCTCAATACCGCCGAGGGACCGCTGGAGGCGGTTTTCGACCTCTCGATCGGCAGTGGGGAGTTCCTGACCCTCTTCGGCCCCTCGGGTGCCGGAAAAACAACCCTGATGCGCTGCATCGCGGGACTCGAAACTCCCGATACCGGCCGGATCGAAGTAGCGGGCGAAACGTGGTTCGATTCGGGCCGGAAGATCAATCTCCCGCCGCAGAAACGGAGTGTGGGATTCGTCTTCCAAGACTACGCCCTCTTTCCGACGATGAACGTGCGGCAAAACCTCCTTTTCGCCGCCGAAACCGCGGAGCAGAAAAAAGGGGTGGACGAGCTGATCGAACTGGTCGAGCTGAGCAACCTCGCCGACCGTCTGCCGTCCACCCTCTCGGGGGGACAAAAACAGCGCGTCGCCCTCGCCCGCGCCCTCGTACGCCGTCCGAAAATTCTGCTCCTCGACGAACCGCTCTCGGCGCTCGATCCCGCCATGCGCCAAAAGCTGCAAAACGAGCTGGCACTGATCCACGAGCGGCTCGGGGTGAGTACGCTGCTGGTGAGCCACGACATCGCCGAAACGGTCAAGCTCTCCGACCGCCTCGCCTCGGTTCATGCGGGACGGATCGAACGCATCTGCCCCCCGATGGAATTTTTCAGCTCCCAGACCCTCAGCGGCAAACTTCAGCTCGTGGGGGAAGTGCTGAAAATCGAAGAAGATTCCCCCGCGTGCGTCGTAACCCTTCTGGTAGGTTCCTCCATTGTCCGCACCGTTACGGCAACACAAGAAGCCTCGCGGCTAAAAATCGGGGAACACGCTATAATTTCGACCAAAGCGTTCAACCCGATTCTGCTGCCCATCCATCAACCCAAGGAAACCCCATGACCGTTACTGTTACCGTCAACACCATCGTTACCCTCGATTACACCGTCACTACCCCCGAAGGGCACACGGTCGATGAAGGGCAAGAACCCCTCATCTACGTACACGGCGGATACAACAACATTTTTGCCCCCATCGAAGCAGGGCTGGAGGGGAAATCGGTCGGAGATTCGTTTGAAATTTCCGTCCCCGCCGCCGAGGCGTTCGGCCTCTACGACGACGATCTGGTGGTCACCGAATCGCTCGAGAACCTCCCCGAAGAGATCGAAGTTGGAATGCAGATCGAAGGGCACATGGAAGGGAACGAAGATGATATGCTCATCTACATCGTCCAAGAAATCTCCGACACTCACGCCGTCTTAAACGCCAACCACCCCCTCGCGGGAATCGATATGGTTTTTAAAGGCACAGTCACCGACATCGTCCCCGCCGACGAAGAGACGATCCGCCGTTTACTCGAACATTCGCACGATCATCACTGATCGTATGGCTTAAACTCGGATCACACTCACAGCTATTGGGCTGATTGCAGCCGCTCCCCGTCCGTCCATTTTCTTTTGCTTAAAATTCCAAACGGCGTCAACATCGGCAGGAGCCATAACAGGCTCCACCCATTCAGCCCGACAGCCCCAAGGCCGCCGTACGACCATACGGCCCAGACGATAGAGAGGAAAAAGGTCCCGTAGGGAGCGAGCATGAGCTTCCAATAGTGCGTTGTCGCAAAACGCCAGGGTGCGAAAAAAAGGATGACGAACGCCGACGCGGCGACCAAGGCCATCCCCGCTATCCCCTCCCCGGTTTTTCCCTGGAACAGAAACACGATCGAGAGTACAAGCACCCATATGAAACCACCGGCCCAACCCGCTGTCCAACCGATTTTTTCGCCTATTCGCTCTTTCACCGTTTCACCTCTTCGTGTGGTATGCCCAATTGTTTAAGCGCATCTATTTTAGCAGAGCGTTGTCGAATAGGCTATGCGGCATCCTTCAAAGCCGTATGAGACCGTGTTTATCTTAAGGGGGAACCGTTCCCCCATCAAGCAGGTCAGTTATGCCATCCGGCAGCTATAATGTTCATCAGCGCCTCGTTGTTCTGAATCTGGGTGTTATCACGGAGTTGGAAGCCGTGATCGCGGCTGTAGGCATTTAGCTGCTGGATAATCCCGTCGACGTCGGTGTTGCTCAGGTAGCTGCCGTCATCGAGTTCCAGCCTCTCGATCCGGTTGGCCTCGTTTTTCTGGTTTTTGATCGTCACGAACTCGTTGTCTCCGTACTGTAGCAATAAATCATTCCCTTGTATCAGGAAACTGACATCCTCTTTTGTGATCCCTTTGTCGAATCGGACGGTATCGTATCCCCCTTCTGCTCCGAAATAACGACCAAATAGGCTGAATCCGAAGACGTTTTCGTTCACCGTCGTCGTGTTGGAGCCTTTGGTGAAGAGATAGGTATCATCCCCGCTTCCGCCGCTGAGAGTGTTGATCCCTGCACCCCCGTGGAGCAGATCGTTCCCCTCTGCGCCGTTGAGACTATCGTTGTCCCTCCCGCCGAAGAGTTTATCGTTCCCCGCATCGCCGACGAGGGTGTCGTTGCCATTATCGCCGTAGAGGATATCGTTCCCATCGCCCCCGAGGAGATTGTCACTGCCCTCTCCTCCGACTAGAAGATCATGACCTGTATCACCGCGCAGAGTGTCATTGCCGCCGTTACCGAAGAGGGTATCGTTCCCAGCATCGCCGAAGAGCCGATCCCCGAAGAGGGAGGAGTTGCCGATTAACGAATCGTTTTTGGCACTTCCCCATTGGATTCCGAAGAAACCTCCGCTGGAACCGATTCTCTCTTTGGAAAGGTTGATGCTTCCCTGTGCGGTTTGAACCAGTTCTACCCCTTTTGATGGGGAGGCAAAGTAGTCGATGAGGATGACATCCTCCTTGCCTTTGACATTGATACGAAGGTTATTCGCTTCTTGGAGGAAGGTGAGGTTAGCCATAGAGATATCACTCATGAGCAGGACATCTACTCCGTCATTGTCATTGATACGCATACTTTGTCCGCTGTATGTGTAGTGCCAGTCCGGAGTCATGAGGTTGGTGAAGTTCAACGTGCTTATCACACTTCCTCCGTGACCGTCATCGACGGTGATTACTGCGCTACTCCCTCCGGCGTAATAGCGCTCTGCGGTGTAGTTCCACTCTCCGTTCTCCTTGATCGTGAGTGTTCCGTGTTCAGGATTGGAAGTGATGCTGTAAGAGAGGGTATCACCATCCACATCGGAAGCCTTGATCGCTCCGGCAGTACTTGATCCTGCGTAGAGCGTCGCGGGTGCCGGAGTCTCTGTGAGGATCGGTGCGTCGTTGATCGCTTCGATGACAAAGCTCAGTGTTGCGGTGGTACTCAGTCCGTAGGCGTTGGTTACTTTGATCATGACGCTGTCAGCACCGTTCAGATTTGCTTCAGGGGTATAGTTCCACTCTCCTGTTTCGCTAACGCTGAATACTCCTTTGGTGGAAGTATTGAGAATTTCGTAGGTCAATGCTCCGCCGATAGGATTGGTAACGTTGAATACTCCGTTGGTAGCAGTGTCTTCGAGGAGAGTCGATGTTGTATCGGACAATGTCGGGTCCGACACGCGAATGTCGAAGTTGAGGGTTTGGGAGATTGCACCCCCGTTACCGTC
The DNA window shown above is from Campylobacterota bacterium and carries:
- a CDS encoding FKBP-type peptidyl-prolyl cis-trans isomerase encodes the protein MTVTVTVNTIVTLDYTVTTPEGHTVDEGQEPLIYVHGGYNNIFAPIEAGLEGKSVGDSFEISVPAAEAFGLYDDDLVVTESLENLPEEIEVGMQIEGHMEGNEDDMLIYIVQEISDTHAVLNANHPLAGIDMVFKGTVTDIVPADEETIRRLLEHSHDHH